The following are from one region of the Etheostoma spectabile isolate EspeVRDwgs_2016 chromosome 2, UIUC_Espe_1.0, whole genome shotgun sequence genome:
- the LOC116700184 gene encoding complement C3 isoform X2: MSRTLLWLLASLAFFSLSSLTDGAPLKVMSAPNLLRVGTPVNIFVECQDCTDDKNITVEIIVVNYPTKTKRLTSTSVTLTSAKKFQDFGQINIPAGEFSQDPNIKQHVYLQAQFPDVKLEKLVLLSFQSGYIYIQTDKTLYTPDSKVHYRMFAVTPAMEPVERDNETDASIAIEIVTPEGIILPLEPVYLKSGMHSGAYRLNEIVSYGLWKLVARFHSKPQLSYSAEFEVKEYVLPSFEVKLKVESPFFYVDSQELTVNIKAMYLFGEDVDGMAYGVFGVMHGGQKNSFPSSLQRVPIKGGNGVVTLKREHITQTFQNISDLVGSYIFVAAGVLTESGSEMVQAELRGLQIVKSPYTIHFKRTSKYFKPGMSFDVVIEVVNPDSSPVHGVVVVVDPGEVQGRTSANGMARLAINTKENSEPLTVTAKTKDPHISSERQASANMTALPYSTNSNNYLHIGVDTAEVTLGDNLKITLNLNRQETTEKDITYLILSRGQLVKHGRYRNTGQMLMSMIVTITKNMLPSFRIIVYYHPNDNEVVSDSVWVDAEDSCMGSLKLEPDKPQSSYEPRKMFNLKVTGDPGATVGLVAVDKGVYVLNNKHRLNQKKVWEMIETYDTGCTPGGGKDGMGVFYDAGLLFESNMASGTPYRQELQCPTPSRRKRDASIMDVTTSLASQYEDQLQRDCCLDGMRNTPLSYTCERRSQYISDGAACAAAFLHCCKEMETQRAEMKEDSLLLARSEEDDTYMDNNEIVSRTKFPESWLWTDMKLPPCPEKKTNCDTTSVIKTVPLQDSITTWQFTGISLSRTHGICVAEPLEVVVRKNFFIDLRLPYSAVRGEQLEVKAVLHNYSPDYVTVRVDLIDVPHVCSAASKRGKYRQEVKVRPQATKTVPFIIIPTKEGQYHIEVKAAVKDSVNDGIMKMLQVVPEGLLIKSPHIVTIDPAKKGVDGKQEEILNSGIPKKSVVPNTPTSTQISVTGRRNKNELKNDITGKSMVSLIKQPSGSGEENMIHMTLPVIAATYLDKTNQWDPVEIERRNEALQHIETGYQNQLAYRKNDGSFAVYPDHGGSTWLTAYVAKVFSIASNLVAVQREDICDAVKFLILNMKQSDGFFTEVEAVSHREMAGDVHGRDSDASMTAFCLIAIQESRTQCAATVNSLQDSIDKAAAYLEKRLPSLINPYAVAMASYALANENKLNKEILFKFASPELSHWPTPMGRVYTLEATAYALLALVKAKAFKEAMPVVRWFNKQRRVNGGYGSTQATIIVYQAIGEYWTSAEEPDYDLNVDILLPGRSKPDKYNFNRDNHYATRTSKIKDINRNVKVTATGTGEATLTMVSLYYALPNEKESDCQKFNLSVQLLPEKMDEEEKIYKLKIEILNKDRERNESISILEIGLLTGFTANTDDLSLLSKGRARTISKYTVNPAQSERSSLIIYLDKVSHTRPEEITFRIHQKLKVGVLQPAAVSVYEYNNHQSSNKTHCVKFYHPERRGGQLLRLCRNDQCECAEENCSMQKKGNVSNDQRTAKACETEVHSKIDFVYKVRLEDFTDGLSTDIYTVQVLEVIKEGSSDVGPTGKLRTFLSYRHCRAALDLRTGKTYLIMGASKDIYRDTRSQSYQYALAERTWIEYWPTDVECETDEYDPICAGILEMVQQYTQHGCQQ, encoded by the exons GAAGGTGATGTCTGCCCCCAACTTGTTGCGGGTAGGAACACCAGTAAACATCTTTGTGGAGTGTCAAGACTGCACTGATGATAAGAACATCACGGTAGAAATCATTGTGGTGAACTAtccaaccaaaaccaaaaggCTGACATCCACGTCCGTGACCCTTACCAGTGCAAAGAAATTCCAGGACTTCGGACAAATCAAT ATCCCTGCTGGAGAATTTAGTCAGGATCCTAACATAAAGCAGCATGTGTACCTGCAAGCTCAGTTCCCTGATGTAAAGCTGGAGAAACTCGTCTTACTGTCCTTCCAGTCTGGGTATATCTACATCCAGACTGACAAGACCCTCTACACCCCTGACAGCAAAG TTCATTACAGGATGTTTGCAGTTACGCCTGCCATGGAGCCCGTAGAGAGGGACAATGAAACTGATGCTTCCATTGCCATTGAGATTGTG ACCCCTGAAGGCATCATTTTACCACTTGAGCCAGTCTATCTGAAATCAGGGATGCACTCTGGAGCTTACAGACTCAATGAAATTGTTAG ttacGGACTGTGGAAATTGGTGGCAAGATTCCACAGCAAACCACAGCTGAGTTACTCTGCAGAGTTTGAGGTCAAAGAATACG tGCTGCCCAGCTTTGAGGTTAAACTAAAGGTTGAGAGCCCCTTTTTCTATGTGGACAGCCAAGAGCTCACAGTCAACATCAAAgctat GTATCTCTTTGGAGAAGACGTGGATGGGATGGCCTATGGGGTATTTGGAGTTATGCATGGGGGTCAAAAAAATAGCTTTCCCAGCTCGCTTCAGAGAGTGCCA ATAAAGGGTGGTAACGGAGTGGTCACTTTGAAGAGAGAGCACATCACACAGACTTTCCAGAACATCAGTGACCTGGTGGGGAGTTACATATTTGTAGCTGCTGGTGTGCTGACAGAGAGTG GTAGTGAAATGGTGCAGGCAGAGTTGAGAGGTCTCCAGATTGTTAAATCACCTTACACCATCCACTTCAAGAGAACGTCCAAATATTTCAAACCAGGAATGTCGTTTGACGTTGTG ATTGAAGTTGTGAATCCTGACAGCAGTCCGGTACACGGTGTTGTTGTGGTGGTCGATCCGGGTGAAGTGCAGGGCCGCACTTCAGCCAATGGAATGGCTAGGCTTGCCATCAATACAAAGGAAAATTCTGAACCATTGACGGTGACA GCAAAGACCAAGGATCCTCATATTTCATCTGAAAGACAAGCATCAGCCAACATGACAGCTCTCCCATACAGCACGAACAGCAACAATTACCTCCACATTg GTGTGGATACAGCTGAAGTAACATTAGGAGACAACCTGAAAATCACCCTCAACCTCAACAGGCAGGAAACTACAGAAAAAGATATCACATACCTG ATCTTGAGCAGAGGTCAGCTGGTGAAACATGGACGTTACAGGAACACAGGTCAAATGTTGATGTCCATGATAGTTACCATTACCAAAAACATGCTGCCATCGTTCCGCATCATAGTCTACTACCATCCAAATGACAATGAAGTGGTGTCGGACTCTGTTTGGGTGGATGCAGAGGACTCCTGTATGGGCTCG TTGAAGTTGGAACCAGACAAACCCCAGTCATCCTACGAGCCTCGCAAGATGTTCAATTTGAAAGTCACTGGAGACCCAGGGGCCACAGTGGGACTGGTGGCAGTTGACAAAGGCGTCTACGTCCTAAACAACAAGCATCGTCTCAACCAGAAAAAG GTGTGGGAGATGATAGAGACGTATGACACAGGCTGCACACCAGGTGGAGGGAAGGATGGTATGGGTGTGTTCTACGATGCTGGGCTGTTGTTTGAGTCCAACATGGCTTCTGGGACTCCTTATAGACAAG AATTGCAATGCCCGACCCCCAGCAGGAGAAAACGAGATGCCTCTATAATGGACGTCACAACCAGCTTAG CGAGTCAGTATGAAGACCAACTGCAACGTGACTGTTGTTTGGACGGGATGAGGAACACCCCCCTCTCCTACACCTGTGAGAGGCGCAGCCAGTACATCAGTGATGGTGCAGCCTGTGCCGCAGCCTTCCTACACTGCTGCAAGGAGATGGAAACCCAGCGAGCTGAGATGAAGGAGGATAGCCTCCTACTGGCTCGTA GTGAGGAGGATGACACTTACATGGACAACAATGAAATTGTTTCTCGCACCAAGTTCCCTGAAAGTTGGCTATGGACAGATATGAAACTGCCTCCTTGccctgagaaaaaaacaaactg CGACACCACATCAGTGATTAAAACTGTTCCTTTGCAAGACTCAATCACAACCTGGCAGTTCACTGGCATTAGTCTGTCAAGAACTCACG gtATCTGTGTGGCTGAGCCGTTAGAAGTCGTTGTCCGGAAGAACTTCTTCATTGATCTCAGGCTGCCGTACTCAGCGGTCCGTGGAGAGCAGCTGGAAGTTAAAGCTGTCCTCCACAACTACAGCCCCGATTATGTTACC GTACGTGTGGATCTCATTGATGTGCCACATGTGTGCAGTGCAGCTTCTAAGCGTGGGAAGTATCGCCAGGAGGTTAAAGTTAGGCCCCAAGCTACAAAAACTGTGCCTTTCATCATTATTCCCACAAAGGAAGGACAATACCACATTGAGGTCAAAGCAGCTGTTAAAGACTCAGTCAATGATGGAATCATGAAGATGCTGCAGGTGGTG CCTGAAGGTTTACTGATAAAATCTCCTCATATTGTAACTATAGATCCTGCGAAAAAAGGTGTAG atGGTAAACAAGAAGAAATTCTCAACAGTGGAATTCCTAAGAAATCTGTTGTTCCAAACACACCTACTAGCACACAGATCTCTGTGACAG GAAGAAGGAATAAAAATGAACTAAAGAATGATATTACCGGTAAATCAATGGTCAGTCTGATCAAACAGCCCTCAGGCAGTGGAGAGGAGAACATGATCCACATGACCCTACCTGTTATTGCAGCCACATATTTGGACAAAACCAACCAGTGGGATCCTGTGGAAATTGAGAGACGTAATGAAGCCCTCCAACACATCGAAACAG GTTACCAGAATCAACTTGCTTACCGTAAAAATGATGGTTCTTTTGCTGTGTATCCTGATCATGGAGGTAGTACTTG GCTGACAGCCTATGTTGCCAAGGTGTTTTCCATTGCCAGCAACCTGGTGGCAGTGCAGAGAGAAGACATCTGTGACGCTGTTAAGTTTCTGATTCTCAACATGAAGCAATCTGACGGCTTTTTTACAGAAGTTGAAGCGGTGTCCCACAGAGAGATGGCT ggTGATGTCCACGGCAGAGATTCAGATGCCTCCATGACTGCCTTCTGCCTCATTGCTATACAGGAGTCTCGCACACAATGTGCTGCCACTGTTAAT AGTCTGCAAGACAGTATAGACAAAGCAGCGGCCTATCTGGAAAAGCGTCTTCCCAGCCTAATCAACCCATATGCTGTTGCCATGGCATCATATGCCCTGGccaatgaaaacaaactgaacaaGGAGATACTCTTCAAGTTTGCTTCCCCAG AGTTGTCCCACTGGCCAACACCTATGGGACGCGTTTACACACTGGAGGCCACAGCTTACGCTCTCCTGGCTCTGGTCAAGGCCAAG GCCTTTAAAGAAGCCATGCCTGTAGTAAGATGGTTCAACAAACAGCGACGAGTGAATGGAGGCTATGGATCTACTCAG GCTACTATAATAGTGTACCAGGCTATAGGAGAGTACTGGACTAGTGCTGAAGAACCAGACTATGATCTGAATGTGGACATTTTATTACCGGGCAGGTCAAAGCCTGACAAGTATAACTTCAACAGGGACAACCACTACGCCACCAGAACATCTAAA ATAAAAGACATAAACCGAAATGTGAAAGTGACTGCCACAGGCACAGGAGAAGCAACGCTGACA ATGGTGTCGCTGTATTACGCTCTGCCTAATGAAAAAGAGAGTGACTGTCAGAAGTTTAACTTGTCCGTGCAGCTCCTCCCAG AGAAAAtggatgaggaggagaaaatATACAAGCTGAAAATAGAGATTTT GAACAAGGACAGGGAGCGCAATGAATCCATTTCAATCTTGGAAATTGGCTTGCTAACTGGCTTCACTGCAAACACAGACGACCTGAGCTTA tTATCTAAAGGACGTGCCCGAACcatttcaaaatatacagtcaACCCCGCCCAGTCAGAAAGAAGCTCACTCATCATCTACCTGGATAAG GTTTCTCACACAAGACCAGAGGAGATCACTTTTAGGATCCATCAGAAGCTGAAAGTGGGAGTCTTACaaccagctgctgtgtctgtCTATGAATACAACAACCATCAATCCAGTAACA aaacacattgtgtgaaattcTACCATCCAGAGAGGAGAGGTGGGCAGCTACTGCGGCTCTGTAGAAACGATCAATGCGAATGTGCAGAAG AGAACTGCAGTATGCAGAAGAAGGGCAATGTCAGCAATGATCAGCGCACAGCTAAGGCCTGTGAGACTGAAGTACACAGTAAAATAGATTTTG TATACAAAGTGAGACTGGAAGATTTTACAGACGGCTTGTCTACTGATATTTACACAGTGCAAGTACTGGAAGTCATCAAAGAAG GAAGTAGTGATGTGGGTCCTACGGGTAAATTGCGCACATTCCTCAGTTATCGTCACTGCAGAGCTGCTTTAGATCTGAGAACAGGCAAAACCTACCTTATCATGGGCGCATCCAAAGATATTTACAGAGACACACGCAGTCAATC GTATCAGTATGCACTCGCTGAGAGAACCTGGATTGAGTACTGGCCAACAGATGTAGAGTGTGAAACTGATGAATACGATCCTATCTGTGCTGGCATATTGGAAATGGTCcaacagtacacacaacatGGATGTCAGCAGTAG